One window of the Nicotiana tabacum cultivar K326 chromosome 4, ASM71507v2, whole genome shotgun sequence genome contains the following:
- the LOC142179993 gene encoding uncharacterized protein LOC142179993, producing MAIVLRYVDRMGFVMERFINVVHVQNTSALSLENAIVNILAQYFVSLSYVRGQCYNGVSNMQVTAYLLHGIACLNPINSFSSFDIRKIMRMIELYPDDFDEFSMDALENQLASYIIDVRDIDERFSDLHGLCNLSKRFSSDKKTFKLSFCISLSETYFASASCYCIR from the exons ATGGCTATTGTCTTACGGTATGTTGATAGAATGGGATTTGTGATGGAGAGATTTATTAATGTTGTTCATGTTCAAAATACTAGTGCTTTATCTCTGGAGAATGCAATTGTTAATATACTTGCTCAATACTTCGTAAGTCTCTCATATGTGCGTGGACAATGTTACAATGGGGTAAGCAATATGCAAG TGACGGCTTATTTGCTTCATGGAATTGCTTGTTTGAATCCAATTAACTCATTTTCAAGTTTTGATATCAGGAAAATAATGAGAATGATTGAGTTATATCCCGATGactttgatgaatttagtatggatGCTCTTGAAAATCAGCTTGCAAGTTATATTATTGATGTTCGTGATATTGATGAAAGATTCTCCGACCTACATGGGCTTTGTAATCTTTCAAAAAGATTTAGTTCAGACAAAAAAACATTCAAATTATCCTTTTGTATTTCGCTTAGCGAAACTTACTTTGCTTCTGCCAGTTGCTATTGTATCCGTTGA